From a region of the Nonlabens sp. Hel1_33_55 genome:
- a CDS encoding DUF4407 domain-containing protein gives MQSFFIFCSGADSDLLDKCSAGERNKYAGIGATVFFTALMAFFASAYALYTVFDSYWVATAFGLVWGMLIFNLDRYIVSTLKKSDKKINEIWQATPRILLAIIIAVVISKPLELKMFEKEINRVLLAEKNEMTLENQEQVGLLFAAEESAFAKAIQDLKDEVTNKEAEVEALYATYIAEAEGTSGTNRLGKGPVYKEKRDKHDAALAELTALKPANAEKILALETQLLEVQDREAAQLLATQPIIDNFDGLMARISALNKLPFIISFFIFLLFLAIETSPIIAKLLAPKGEYDFKLAEREDLVKSWVTQQKQQQTVMVQTDRDLNNRVYADIADEDELYNYKKKTARQLMQKQADAFYEKQKGILG, from the coding sequence ATGCAATCATTTTTCATTTTTTGTAGCGGTGCAGATTCAGATCTGTTGGATAAGTGTAGTGCTGGAGAGCGCAACAAATACGCTGGGATAGGCGCCACCGTTTTCTTTACCGCGCTCATGGCTTTCTTTGCGTCTGCCTATGCGCTTTACACCGTTTTTGACAGCTATTGGGTCGCAACGGCTTTTGGGCTGGTTTGGGGAATGTTGATCTTCAATCTGGACCGTTATATCGTGAGTACACTCAAGAAAAGTGACAAGAAAATCAACGAGATCTGGCAGGCAACGCCACGTATTTTGCTAGCAATCATTATTGCTGTAGTAATTTCAAAGCCTCTCGAACTCAAAATGTTTGAGAAGGAAATCAACCGCGTGCTACTTGCCGAAAAAAACGAGATGACCCTTGAGAATCAGGAGCAAGTAGGATTGCTTTTTGCTGCTGAGGAGTCCGCTTTCGCGAAAGCGATACAAGATTTAAAAGACGAGGTCACCAACAAAGAGGCGGAAGTCGAAGCACTCTATGCCACCTACATCGCAGAGGCCGAAGGAACATCTGGCACTAACCGTTTGGGAAAAGGACCAGTCTATAAAGAGAAGCGCGACAAACACGACGCCGCACTGGCCGAATTAACCGCACTAAAACCAGCCAATGCAGAGAAAATCCTGGCGCTGGAAACCCAGCTTCTTGAAGTTCAAGATCGCGAAGCCGCTCAATTGCTAGCGACACAACCTATCATTGATAATTTTGATGGCCTTATGGCGCGAATAAGTGCCTTGAACAAACTACCGTTTATCATTTCGTTTTTCATCTTTTTACTATTTCTAGCCATTGAAACCTCACCGATTATTGCAAAACTACTTGCTCCCAAAGGTGAATACGACTTCAAACTAGCCGAGCGTGAAGACCTGGTCAAATCTTGGGTAACTCAGCAAAAGCAACAGCAAACCGTCATGGTACAAACAGATCGCGACCTGAACAATCGCGTCTATGCAGACATTGCCGATGAGGATGAGCTGTACAATTACAAAAAGAAAACCGCTCGCCAGCTTATGCAAAAACAAGCCGATGCTTTCTATGAAAAGCAGAAAGGCATTTTGGGATAG
- a CDS encoding M56 family metallopeptidase encodes MQHFLINSSICLFVLWLVYKLLLENTSWHQFKRFYLLTALVVSILIPMLVVKTVVIPLYSFQAMPQQAFEQVSPVPMNVVAIDNSFTINWGLVLLAVYAIGFIVMLFRFIKNLYGLRLKSIDQLDSFQDYRLILRPKVVVPHSFWNTIYVDIKEYQAGRIPLEVMEHEKAHLDQKHSIDIFSIELMMVFTWFNPLIYIIKYSMKLNHEFLADQAVIEQGVDTKTYQETLLQYAARSQNRSLANTFNFPIIKKRFTIMKTNTSNYSILLRSLAIIAVVALLVISCGKEKTIVEPVVNHDIIMPEMDNHVFGIDIDGYQKKGTLTYNYQDFKYEILDNFQTKLYTMSGDEVDLEKNKLHITTKYDAEREINNLLRNKNTLTQNIDTGKLKIQNLSINSKEKMQELSLEQLKGISFKGREMTKYMENGVITFLIFPDYKIRNKQIQEQMYENLRKSLGKDTLEN; translated from the coding sequence ATGCAACACTTCCTAATCAATAGCTCTATCTGCCTGTTTGTCCTATGGCTTGTGTATAAACTACTATTGGAAAACACCAGCTGGCATCAATTCAAGAGATTTTATCTTTTAACTGCACTGGTGGTTTCTATATTAATTCCAATGCTCGTTGTGAAAACCGTAGTCATTCCATTGTACAGTTTTCAGGCGATGCCTCAGCAGGCTTTTGAACAAGTTTCACCAGTGCCTATGAATGTAGTTGCAATAGATAATTCATTCACGATAAATTGGGGTTTAGTCCTGCTTGCAGTTTACGCTATCGGCTTCATAGTGATGTTATTCCGGTTTATTAAGAACCTATATGGACTTCGTTTAAAATCCATAGATCAGTTGGATAGCTTTCAAGACTACCGATTGATTTTAAGACCTAAGGTAGTCGTGCCTCATTCCTTTTGGAATACTATATATGTAGATATAAAAGAATATCAAGCTGGAAGAATTCCGCTAGAAGTTATGGAGCATGAAAAAGCACACTTAGATCAAAAGCACAGCATCGATATTTTTTCGATAGAGTTAATGATGGTTTTCACTTGGTTCAATCCGCTGATTTATATCATCAAATATTCCATGAAATTGAATCATGAGTTTTTAGCAGATCAAGCCGTTATAGAGCAAGGTGTGGACACAAAAACCTATCAAGAAACATTATTGCAATATGCTGCAAGAAGCCAAAACCGCTCACTTGCAAATACGTTCAACTTTCCCATCATCAAAAAAAGATTTACCATTATGAAAACCAACACTTCCAACTACAGCATTCTTTTAAGAAGTCTGGCTATAATTGCTGTAGTTGCTCTTTTAGTTATAAGTTGTGGCAAGGAAAAAACCATAGTAGAACCTGTGGTCAATCATGACATAATTATGCCTGAAATGGATAATCATGTTTTTGGGATTGATATTGACGGGTACCAAAAGAAAGGCACTTTGACCTATAATTATCAAGATTTCAAATATGAGATTTTAGATAATTTCCAGACTAAACTTTATACTATGAGCGGTGATGAAGTAGATCTTGAAAAAAATAAACTACACATAACCACTAAGTATGATGCAGAAAGAGAGATAAACAATCTTTTAAGAAATAAAAATACACTTACTCAAAATATAGATACTGGTAAATTAAAAATTCAGAATTTATCAATCAATAGTAAAGAGAAGATGCAAGAATTGTCATTAGAGCAATTAAAAGGTATAAGTTTTAAAGGTAGAGAAATGACAAAGTATATGGAGAACGGTGTTATTACGTTCTTAATATTTCCTGATTACAAAATCCGTAATAAACAAATTCAAGAACAGATGTACGAAAACTTAAGAAAGTCGCTGGGAAAAGACACACTTGAAAATTGA
- a CDS encoding M56 family metallopeptidase produces the protein MEHFLINSSVCLFSLWLVYKLLLENTSWHQFKRYYFLAAILISAVIPFIVVRTVVVPFTSGGTIDFTTMEAATSEVIETGFTLDWNMILLAIYGIGVFIMAARFIKNLYDLRIKTSDEVSSYENYKLVLRELIQIPHSFFGRIYASKTDYQSGAIPNAVLEHEKAHLDQKHSIDILFIELLIVLMWFNPLMYLIKYSIKLNHEFLADQAVLANGVDTKSYQETLLSYSSNSQNRALANTFNFPIIKKRFTIMKTHTTTASGLLRSLAIVPVLALLFIACGEEEVEYLEVEETIIVEDDSKKINEKTLFIKVGTKEGTITLKNGYKYTYKYNSEGELELYDAENLKWDYTADGYTLPVIEVEVIEEEPLRGKPIAESKKVVSSINEDFTYDLKNNKAIESSLGDLKKKYGEDIIEITEIAENNGFKYYRSNDASETIFLNEYFEVVDLRKLSDGKLNLSKFILPPPPPPLSPLEFIEANKEDLNYYINDKEVNAAAAIKTIKSIGQDKVQVLKDANGKQSIRIKMSSDDKKLINPPLRPEIIEVEKNLEQALQSSVNSVSNQIKGKLYVMNTIQIQDSTHATKQMMAEYKKLIQDSYRGNDRVWKNSDLEKLKKIYAQMSSSQKSSVEKLPALLSFDLNEVQPNQPNRRQFEALKNKSEYAVWIDGKVIDNKILEQYTYSDFVHFAKSKVYNNARSFKFPQPFQVRLFTKAGFEQVFRNKVDIK, from the coding sequence ATGGAACATTTCTTAATCAATAGCTCGGTTTGTTTGTTCAGCTTATGGCTGGTTTACAAGCTATTGCTGGAAAATACGAGTTGGCATCAGTTCAAGAGGTATTACTTTCTCGCAGCCATTCTCATTTCTGCAGTGATTCCGTTTATTGTGGTTCGTACTGTTGTAGTTCCGTTTACTTCTGGAGGTACGATTGATTTTACAACCATGGAAGCTGCAACTAGCGAAGTCATAGAGACTGGCTTCACGTTAGACTGGAACATGATCTTGCTAGCGATCTACGGTATTGGAGTATTTATCATGGCCGCTAGGTTTATTAAAAATCTATATGACTTGCGCATCAAGACTTCTGATGAAGTAAGCTCCTATGAAAATTACAAATTGGTATTGAGGGAACTGATTCAAATACCGCATTCGTTTTTTGGTAGGATCTACGCTTCCAAAACCGATTATCAATCAGGCGCTATTCCAAATGCTGTTTTGGAACATGAGAAAGCACATCTGGATCAAAAGCATAGCATTGATATTCTATTTATAGAATTATTGATTGTGCTCATGTGGTTCAATCCGCTAATGTATTTGATCAAGTATTCCATCAAACTCAATCACGAGTTCCTAGCCGATCAAGCTGTTTTGGCTAATGGAGTTGATACCAAATCCTATCAAGAAACACTACTCTCCTACTCGTCCAATAGCCAGAATCGGGCACTGGCAAATACCTTTAATTTTCCCATCATCAAAAAAAGATTTACCATTATGAAAACACACACCACCACCGCCAGCGGACTTTTAAGAAGTCTTGCCATTGTTCCAGTTCTAGCGCTTCTATTTATTGCCTGTGGCGAGGAAGAAGTCGAATATCTAGAAGTTGAAGAAACAATTATTGTCGAGGACGACTCAAAGAAGATTAATGAGAAAACGCTTTTTATTAAAGTCGGTACAAAGGAAGGAACAATTACACTGAAAAATGGATATAAATATACCTATAAATATAATTCTGAAGGAGAACTAGAATTATATGATGCTGAAAATCTAAAATGGGATTACACCGCCGATGGTTATACTCTTCCAGTTATTGAAGTTGAGGTTATAGAAGAAGAACCCTTAAGAGGAAAACCTATTGCTGAAAGCAAAAAAGTTGTTTCCTCAATCAATGAAGATTTCACTTATGACCTAAAAAATAATAAGGCTATCGAATCCAGCTTAGGTGATTTAAAGAAAAAATACGGTGAGGATATTATTGAAATTACAGAAATAGCTGAGAATAATGGATTTAAATATTATCGTTCGAATGACGCATCTGAAACTATTTTTCTTAACGAATATTTCGAGGTTGTAGATTTAAGAAAACTATCTGACGGAAAATTGAACTTAAGTAAATTTATTTTACCGCCACCGCCACCACCATTATCTCCATTAGAATTTATCGAGGCAAATAAAGAAGATCTAAACTATTACATCAATGATAAAGAAGTCAATGCCGCAGCTGCAATCAAAACGATAAAGTCTATAGGTCAAGATAAGGTTCAAGTTTTAAAAGACGCGAACGGAAAACAATCTATAAGAATAAAAATGTCGTCTGATGATAAAAAACTAATTAATCCGCCATTACGACCTGAAATAATAGAAGTGGAAAAGAATTTAGAGCAGGCTCTACAATCCTCTGTAAATTCAGTATCAAATCAAATTAAAGGTAAGCTATACGTCATGAATACGATTCAGATCCAAGACTCTACCCATGCCACAAAACAAATGATGGCTGAATACAAGAAACTTATTCAAGATTCTTACAGAGGCAATGATCGGGTTTGGAAAAACTCTGATTTGGAAAAATTGAAGAAAATCTATGCTCAAATGTCATCGTCGCAAAAAAGCAGTGTTGAAAAACTGCCGGCATTGCTTTCTTTTGATCTGAACGAGGTGCAACCCAATCAACCCAACCGTCGACAATTTGAAGCACTTAAAAATAAGTCCGAGTATGCTGTGTGGATCGATGGTAAGGTAATTGACAACAAAATCCTAGAGCAATATACCTACTCAGATTTTGTACATTTTGCTAAAAGTAAAGTCTATAATAATGCCAGATCTTTCAAATTTCCACAGCCGTTTCAAGTAAGATTATTTACAAAGGCTGGCTTTGAACAAGTGTTTAGAAATAAAGTTGATATCAAATAA
- a CDS encoding BlaI/MecI/CopY family transcriptional regulator: protein MKLSKSEEELMNILWKEEKAFMKDLLEAYPEPKPANTTIATMLKRMTDKGFVGYNLLGNSRQYYALVEKSAYFSKHVNGLIKNFFNDSSAQFASFFTKETNLSQKELKELKKIIDDQIKKQ from the coding sequence ATGAAATTATCGAAATCGGAGGAAGAGTTAATGAATATACTCTGGAAGGAAGAAAAAGCTTTCATGAAAGATTTGCTAGAAGCCTATCCAGAACCTAAACCAGCCAATACCACTATCGCCACCATGCTCAAGCGCATGACCGATAAAGGTTTTGTGGGCTACAACCTGCTAGGAAACAGCCGTCAGTATTATGCACTGGTAGAAAAAAGCGCCTACTTCTCCAAGCATGTCAACGGATTGATCAAAAATTTCTTCAATGATAGTTCGGCTCAATTTGCTTCCTTCTTTACTAAGGAGACCAACCTTTCTCAAAAAGAATTGAAAGAACTCAAGAAGATCATCGATGACCAAATTAAAAAGCAATAG
- a CDS encoding cell wall anchor protein, which yields MPDPSALLEINSTTQGLLTPRMTTAQRLAISNPANGLLVYDLTENSFFFFEDNSWESMDPIKRRTKYKLVQSIADLQEELTAGSGSSYLLQTDFLYEINGLINFDFPINLNGAYIEGVDSSSDVLRNNTSGALFQGSSGGGLRNLTISGNGKQLFNITGNTSDLLLINNTVIAGASNVGTLSGLGTVFLSVTQYVGNGTGLTIDNIANFFVSNIFWTASNTGTFMRFTGTFSNLQMNGGRIEAGNSEIGIDVSSNPTITNDATLAQLSFVGNGILVSRYTTGSYTGFNFTKDWNVNCSGIPTETDEVSSGNIYYGGAVVDFYSQSVTAASGTPFSLGSTNNFVASNLFRFRSADNNNDLIYEGKKSRSIQISVSISLRVYDAAGEFYAFAIAQNGSIVNETTSLIRIDDDLQIQSVALNGVLAVNPNDRIEIFATRYNGGGTDTIRVYSQNISVR from the coding sequence ATGCCTGACCCATCAGCATTATTGGAGATTAATTCAACTACACAAGGTTTACTCACTCCTAGAATGACGACTGCGCAGCGCCTCGCTATAAGTAATCCAGCAAATGGTTTATTGGTATATGATCTAACTGAAAATAGCTTCTTCTTTTTTGAAGATAACAGCTGGGAATCGATGGATCCAATTAAAAGACGAACGAAATATAAATTGGTTCAAAGTATTGCTGATCTACAAGAAGAGTTGACTGCAGGATCAGGATCAAGTTATTTATTACAGACTGACTTTCTCTATGAAATCAATGGGTTGATCAATTTTGATTTCCCCATCAATCTTAATGGCGCCTATATTGAAGGCGTAGACTCTTCATCTGACGTGTTAAGAAACAATACTTCTGGAGCACTTTTTCAAGGATCCAGCGGCGGTGGTTTGCGCAATCTTACCATATCTGGTAACGGCAAACAGTTATTCAATATCACAGGCAATACTTCAGATTTATTATTAATTAATAACACCGTGATTGCGGGAGCGAGTAACGTCGGAACTTTGAGTGGTCTTGGAACCGTATTTTTAAGTGTGACACAATACGTAGGTAATGGTACTGGATTAACAATAGATAATATTGCCAACTTTTTTGTGAGTAATATTTTCTGGACTGCCTCAAACACAGGGACGTTTATGAGATTTACAGGAACTTTTAGCAACCTGCAAATGAATGGTGGACGTATAGAAGCAGGTAATAGTGAGATAGGAATTGATGTGAGCTCAAATCCTACAATTACAAATGATGCCACACTTGCCCAGTTAAGTTTTGTAGGGAATGGAATCTTGGTGAGTAGATATACAACAGGTAGTTATACTGGTTTCAACTTTACTAAGGATTGGAATGTCAACTGTTCCGGTATTCCTACTGAAACAGATGAAGTGTCTAGTGGTAACATTTATTATGGTGGCGCGGTTGTGGATTTTTATTCACAAAGTGTGACAGCAGCAAGTGGCACACCTTTTTCATTAGGTAGTACTAATAACTTTGTGGCTTCTAACCTTTTTAGATTCCGGTCTGCTGATAATAACAACGATTTAATTTATGAAGGAAAAAAAAGTCGTTCTATACAGATATCGGTTTCCATTAGTTTAAGGGTTTATGATGCTGCGGGCGAATTTTATGCTTTTGCAATCGCTCAAAATGGTTCCATAGTTAATGAAACCACAAGTTTGATTAGGATCGATGATGATTTACAGATTCAAAGCGTGGCTTTAAATGGCGTTTTAGCTGTAAATCCAAATGATAGAATCGAGATATTTGCAACTCGATATAATGGTGGCGGGACAGACACAATTAGAGTTTATTCCCAAAACATTAGTGTTCGATAG
- a CDS encoding DoxX family protein: protein MPARIFMDPILSWIGRTIFETSGRLETVSTGSGDDTMSWLALFLQTVLAVLGTAIWTAIDFKRPSYNKLRYWFIVVLRIFLIFFMLTYGMVKVFKIQFMDPSLLRLLQPVGDMSPMGLAWTYMGHSNAFNVFVGFAEVLGGILLIPRRTQTLGALVVIGVMTHVAVMNFTYDIPVKIFSVHLVLMGLFIFLTDSRRFVDVFFKNKAVKSYDYYNPADGETWNKIVVYFKWIVGVLLVLAFSVGGFIAEYNIGHKRDKPDYYGIWEVQTHVQQGDTLAPLTTATGRWRYLVLDNENRASVKMTNDSIKSYRFELDSTKTKIKMYATDSKFDSYNLSLRSVDSVNMKLQSLSSPDSLLVELKAKDLKSFRLTNRGFHWVNESPYNR from the coding sequence ATGCCCGCGAGGATTTTTATGGATCCCATCCTATCGTGGATAGGCCGCACCATATTTGAGACTTCGGGCAGGTTGGAAACTGTGTCAACCGGTAGCGGTGATGATACCATGTCATGGCTGGCGCTATTTTTACAAACGGTTCTTGCGGTATTGGGAACCGCAATCTGGACGGCGATAGATTTTAAACGACCGTCTTACAATAAACTGCGCTATTGGTTTATCGTGGTGCTACGCATTTTCTTGATTTTCTTCATGCTCACTTATGGAATGGTCAAGGTTTTTAAGATTCAATTTATGGATCCATCGCTCTTGCGATTGTTGCAACCTGTAGGCGATATGTCGCCCATGGGACTGGCGTGGACGTATATGGGTCATAGTAATGCCTTTAACGTATTCGTCGGTTTTGCAGAGGTTCTAGGTGGTATTCTACTTATTCCCAGACGTACCCAAACACTGGGCGCACTTGTTGTTATTGGGGTGATGACTCACGTGGCAGTAATGAATTTTACCTATGATATTCCTGTAAAGATTTTTTCCGTTCATCTGGTGCTGATGGGACTATTTATATTCCTGACGGACAGCCGGCGTTTTGTGGATGTCTTTTTCAAGAACAAGGCGGTCAAGAGTTATGATTATTACAATCCGGCAGATGGTGAAACATGGAACAAAATTGTCGTGTACTTCAAGTGGATTGTGGGTGTGCTGCTCGTACTTGCTTTCTCAGTAGGTGGTTTTATTGCAGAATATAACATAGGCCATAAAAGAGATAAACCAGATTATTATGGAATCTGGGAAGTGCAGACTCATGTGCAGCAAGGTGACACGCTAGCCCCATTGACAACGGCTACTGGCCGGTGGCGTTATTTGGTTCTTGACAATGAGAACCGAGCATCAGTCAAAATGACCAATGATAGCATCAAATCCTACAGATTTGAACTGGACAGTACCAAAACCAAAATCAAGATGTATGCTACTGATTCTAAATTTGATAGCTACAACCTTAGTTTAAGGTCTGTAGATTCGGTAAACATGAAATTGCAAAGTCTAAGTAGTCCTGATTCTTTACTTGTCGAGCTCAAAGCTAAAGATTTAAAAAGCTTTCGTTTGACAAATCGTGGTTTTCACTGGGTGAATGAATCGCCTTATAATAGGTAG
- a CDS encoding RDD family protein: MESNSISDKIIIEYASIPDRVKAAVIDGILIIGAMYGASQLLGNFENVPDAIRIAIAVILFLLYEPLMVSLFGGTIGHMFSDITVRQENQPHENINFFKALVRWIIKVLLGWLSLVTISMTKNKKAVHDMAVQSIVIQR; this comes from the coding sequence ATGGAATCCAACTCGATTAGTGATAAAATTATAATAGAATACGCCTCTATACCAGATCGTGTAAAGGCGGCAGTTATTGATGGGATCCTTATTATAGGAGCCATGTACGGCGCGTCACAACTTTTGGGAAATTTTGAAAACGTTCCAGATGCTATTAGAATTGCCATTGCCGTGATCCTATTTTTGCTATATGAACCGCTAATGGTGAGCCTTTTTGGCGGAACTATAGGTCATATGTTTAGTGACATCACCGTTCGCCAAGAAAATCAGCCTCATGAGAACATTAATTTTTTCAAGGCATTAGTCAGATGGATCATCAAAGTCCTATTGGGCTGGTTATCATTGGTCACTATCTCGATGACTAAAAACAAGAAAGCGGTACATGATATGGCTGTACAATCCATCGTGATTCAAAGATGA
- a CDS encoding dipeptidase encodes MNTKAYVDQHKDRFIEELVDLLKIPSISADKAYKEDVIKTSEVVKTALEKAGCDHVEICETPGYPIVYGEKIIDKNLPTVLVYGHYDVQPPDPINLWDSPPFEPVIKKTELHPDGAIFARGACDDKGQMYMHVKAMEFMTENNELPCNVKFMIEGEEEVGSESLGWFLERNREKLANDVILISDTGMISKETPSITTGLRGLSYVEVEVTGPNRDLHSGLYGGAVANPINILCQMIASLHDENNHITIPGFYDKVEELSKEERAEMAKAPFSQKNYNKALNIAAEHGEKGYTTNERNSIRPTLDVNGIWGGYTGEGAKTVIASKAFAKISMRLVPDQNWKEITELFKKHFENIAPDSVTVEVKPHHGGTAYVTPIDSIGYQAASAAYEDTFGKTPIPQRSGGSIPIVALFEKELNSKSILMGFGLDSDAIHSPNEHFGIWNYLKGIETIPHFYKHFTEMSK; translated from the coding sequence ATGAATACCAAAGCATACGTTGACCAACATAAGGACAGATTTATTGAAGAACTCGTGGATCTATTGAAAATACCTTCCATAAGCGCAGACAAAGCATACAAGGAGGATGTTATCAAAACGAGCGAAGTCGTAAAAACAGCACTGGAAAAGGCAGGTTGCGACCATGTGGAAATTTGTGAGACGCCTGGTTATCCCATTGTTTACGGAGAGAAAATCATTGACAAAAATCTACCTACAGTTTTAGTCTATGGACATTACGATGTGCAACCGCCAGATCCCATCAATCTTTGGGACAGTCCGCCATTTGAACCTGTCATAAAAAAAACAGAGCTGCATCCTGACGGTGCGATATTCGCTCGTGGTGCATGCGACGACAAAGGTCAGATGTATATGCATGTCAAAGCCATGGAATTCATGACGGAAAACAATGAACTACCGTGTAACGTGAAATTCATGATCGAAGGTGAAGAAGAAGTGGGCAGCGAGTCGCTAGGCTGGTTCTTGGAACGCAACCGTGAGAAGTTGGCCAACGATGTCATCCTTATTTCCGACACGGGAATGATCTCTAAAGAAACACCCAGCATTACGACGGGACTTCGTGGACTCAGTTATGTAGAAGTTGAAGTCACTGGACCTAATCGCGATTTACACTCCGGATTGTACGGTGGCGCGGTGGCCAACCCTATCAACATATTGTGCCAAATGATTGCTTCATTGCATGACGAGAACAACCACATTACCATTCCTGGATTCTACGACAAGGTTGAAGAACTAAGCAAAGAAGAACGCGCCGAAATGGCCAAAGCTCCATTCTCTCAAAAGAACTACAACAAAGCACTCAACATCGCGGCAGAACATGGTGAGAAAGGATACACAACGAATGAGCGCAACAGCATACGACCAACGCTGGACGTTAATGGAATTTGGGGCGGATATACTGGTGAAGGCGCCAAAACCGTTATCGCCAGCAAAGCATTTGCCAAGATCTCTATGCGACTCGTTCCAGATCAAAACTGGAAGGAAATAACAGAGCTATTCAAGAAACACTTTGAAAACATCGCACCAGACAGCGTGACTGTTGAGGTCAAACCACATCACGGCGGCACGGCATACGTCACGCCCATCGACAGCATCGGTTACCAAGCGGCGAGTGCGGCTTATGAAGATACCTTTGGCAAGACGCCTATACCGCAGCGCAGTGGTGGATCCATTCCCATTGTGGCGCTTTTTGAAAAGGAACTTAATTCAAAATCCATCCTCATGGGCTTCGGTCTGGATAGTGATGCGATCCACTCGCCTAACGAACATTTTGGGATCTGGAATTACTTGAAAGGCATAGAAACGATTCCGCATTTTTATAAGCATTTCACTGAAATGAGCAAATAA
- a CDS encoding tyrosine-type recombinase/integrase, producing the protein MDREEGSLLTLEHALKSALSHKKGVLKESTYGQYENAYNRFIDWCKQNMIAGVLINEFNRRQFATYLNYLKKEGNNPTSVNNNKRAISALFSKLVADYVIEFNPIAGIKTETSKPLKNRPFTVVQLTKVLKFCESNDPYMLNFIKFMVFAMLRPREVIRLQKKSITDNLIFVDTKKGMATINIIDKLKPLVSELVAQCSSDEDTLLTYKNKPMVWTASEKGKTNVFTRRFKKIKDKIGLDENYGLYSFRHTAIYHLYQSYMDDGLSHSEIINKLLPITRHKSEKELTAYLREVGAMLPPDYSERFTFNL; encoded by the coding sequence TTGGATCGAGAAGAAGGTTCACTCTTGACATTGGAACATGCTCTCAAATCCGCATTATCTCATAAGAAAGGTGTACTTAAAGAAAGTACCTACGGTCAATATGAAAACGCTTACAATCGGTTCATAGATTGGTGCAAACAGAATATGATTGCTGGTGTTTTGATAAATGAATTTAATAGAAGACAGTTCGCAACCTACCTTAACTATTTAAAAAAAGAAGGAAATAATCCTACCAGCGTCAACAATAATAAAAGAGCTATAAGTGCTCTATTTAGCAAACTGGTAGCAGATTATGTGATCGAATTTAACCCTATTGCAGGCATAAAAACTGAAACTAGTAAACCTCTCAAAAATAGACCTTTCACAGTAGTCCAGTTGACCAAAGTATTAAAGTTCTGTGAGTCGAATGATCCTTACATGTTGAACTTTATCAAGTTCATGGTTTTTGCAATGTTAAGGCCTAGAGAAGTGATACGTCTTCAAAAAAAGAGCATTACCGACAATTTGATATTCGTTGATACTAAAAAGGGAATGGCTACCATCAATATAATTGATAAGCTAAAACCTCTGGTTTCTGAACTTGTTGCGCAATGCAGCAGTGATGAAGATACCTTGCTGACTTATAAAAATAAACCTATGGTTTGGACCGCAAGTGAGAAAGGAAAAACAAATGTCTTTACTCGTAGGTTCAAAAAAATTAAAGACAAGATAGGTCTTGATGAAAATTATGGATTGTATAGCTTTCGTCATACAGCGATTTACCACTTATACCAATCCTATATGGATGATGGTCTTTCACACTCTGAGATCATTAATAAGCTCTTGCCTATCACTCGACATAAGAGTGAAAAAGAATTAACAGCTTATTTGCGTGAAGTAGGAGCCATGTTACCGCCTGATTATAGTGAGCGTTTTACTTTTAATCTTTAA